A genomic window from Arthrobacter sp. FW305-BF8 includes:
- a CDS encoding glycosyltransferase family 9 protein — protein sequence MELINADFGGARITGQGIGPVLEAFSGVSRIAVLRGGGLGDLMFALPAVAALKAAYPDASVTLLGTPIHAELLSQTMGPADETVILPFSEGVRPGPEDDDELEKFFTEMRARNFDLAVQLHGGGRYSNPFLLRLGARHTVGTRTPDAEPLERTVPYLYYQHEPLRALEVAGFAGAPPRELEARLQALPEFGQQLEQDLPLGNGGPGDHPTLVIHPGATDPRRRWPAERFAAVARKAADDGFRVLVVGDSSEKELAETVVELAVEDAPTDRSDAARPAVESLAGKLSLGELAALLAGSDVVLANDSGPRHLAQALGTPTVGIYWTGNAINAAPLGRSLHRIRLGWATRCEVCGVDITQVGWTAPRCPHDESTVKAVEPAEVYEDVLQLTATSPLLRGR from the coding sequence ATGGAACTCATCAACGCCGACTTCGGCGGAGCGCGCATCACGGGCCAAGGAATCGGCCCGGTTTTGGAAGCCTTCAGCGGTGTCTCCCGCATCGCCGTTCTCCGTGGCGGCGGGCTGGGTGACCTGATGTTTGCCCTTCCCGCGGTGGCTGCCCTAAAGGCCGCTTATCCGGACGCCAGCGTCACCCTGCTGGGCACGCCAATTCATGCTGAGCTGCTGTCCCAGACCATGGGACCGGCGGATGAGACCGTGATCCTGCCTTTTTCCGAAGGTGTCCGTCCAGGGCCGGAGGACGACGACGAACTGGAAAAGTTCTTCACCGAAATGCGCGCCAGGAACTTCGACCTCGCCGTCCAGCTGCACGGCGGCGGGCGCTACTCAAATCCCTTCCTGCTCCGGCTCGGAGCCCGGCACACCGTGGGCACCAGGACCCCGGATGCGGAGCCGCTGGAGCGTACCGTGCCGTACCTGTATTACCAGCACGAACCGCTCCGGGCCCTCGAGGTGGCAGGATTTGCCGGTGCCCCTCCCCGCGAGCTCGAAGCCAGACTCCAGGCGCTGCCGGAATTTGGCCAGCAACTCGAGCAGGACCTGCCCTTGGGGAACGGCGGGCCCGGAGACCACCCGACACTCGTGATCCATCCGGGCGCGACGGATCCGCGACGGCGCTGGCCCGCCGAACGCTTCGCCGCGGTGGCGCGGAAGGCCGCCGACGACGGCTTCCGGGTTCTTGTGGTCGGCGACAGCAGTGAAAAGGAACTGGCCGAAACGGTGGTGGAACTCGCCGTCGAAGATGCCCCCACAGACCGGTCCGACGCTGCCCGACCGGCCGTAGAGTCACTCGCCGGCAAGCTCAGCCTGGGCGAGCTCGCGGCACTGCTCGCGGGCAGCGACGTCGTGCTGGCCAACGACAGCGGACCCCGCCACCTGGCCCAGGCCCTGGGCACACCCACTGTGGGCATCTACTGGACGGGCAACGCCATCAATGCCGCACCGCTGGGGCGCAGCCTGCACCGGATCCGCCTGGGCTGGGCCACGCGCTGCGAGGTGTGCGGCGTGGATATTACGCAGGTCG